The DNA segment GCTTTTAGTACCGAACGCACGGGCGAAATTACCTTGTTGGTATTTACGTCAACATTTCCAGCTATTACAACATTGTTGGGCATTGCAATAACTGAGTCGGTAATGTTGCCAAACTCATCCAAAAGGTACAATTGTACGCCCGCTGAAAAGGGAAATGAGTTATCAATAATGATATTGAACGAACCTTCCTTCACGCGGTTCAGATTGCCGTCGCTAAACATTTCAAAAGCCAATGTATCAGCAAGCACTAAGTTATCAGCCAATATTGAAAGCGGCATACTTAGCCTTAAATCAGCCCTAAGCTCCGATTTGTCGTAAAGAAAATCTTTCCAGTTAGATACGTTGCCGTTAGGGTTGGTGGTAACATCCATTTCGTACTCCAACTCATCCGGCATGTTAAGAATAAATGCCTTAACGTTAGAGTTGTTTTTATTGAGCAGATACGAGTTTTTCTTCTCCATAAACGGATTATCCGTAGCACGGGGAATGTTTACGGGTGTTCCAATCAGTGAAGGCGCATTAAGAATTACCGTATTGCCTGTTCGGGTATTGCGAGATTTAAGGCTCTTAATATCCACCTTTGCCTCAGCTCCAATACCGTTTACAAGGTTCACGGTCAAGTCCATGTCTTCAAAATCAATGTTTCCCGTAGTGTTTTTAAACATACTGAAGGCTTGTGTAGAAGGGCCTGCTTTAAGCACTTGTTGGCCAAAATAACCTTCGGCATATTCGGCCACCATGTTTAGTAGGCCGTAATAAATATAAACACTGTCGCTAAGCGAAACGCTGGTTTGCCTTCCCGATGAATCAAGAGTTACGTTCAGCAAGTTCCAAAACGCATTTACGGTATCATCTACCGATGGGTTACGACCCCTTAAATCAATGGTATATCCTTCAAGCGGAATATCTTTTATTACATCAGTGCCGCCGCCGGGGGGTGCTGCATTTACCTTCAAAACCTCGCTTACTGAGTTGCCGTTGCGAGTAGCATGCGGTATACTGTAATACACCGTCATGTTTTCTTGTATGGTACTAACAATACGCAGGCGCAAAACGCCTTCTTTAATGCGTATTTTCTTCATTTCGGCTCCGTTAAAGTTATACAGCGCGTTCTCGTCTTTGCTGTGCACACTTTGTGAGGGGAAAATAGCCGTAGCACTCTGCGGTTTTAGTCCGCGTACAGTAATGGTAATATTTACTTTATCGTTTTTGTTTACGGTAACAGGGTTGGGTGTAGCGTAGGTTTTCATACTTATCACCTGCACCTCTAATGAAGCATCCACCTGTTTGCCCGCCAAGTTGCTGGTAGCTGTTTTTGTTTGCCCCGATAGTATATTGGTAAGCTTATCTGTAGCCAGCGTATTGCCGGTAACCTTGTTTATCAGCTTAAACTCAATCTCTTCTATATCCACCGGAAAACCGTTGCTTATTGAAAAATCAATGTAGCCTTCGTTTAACAATGCTGTTTGAAAAAACGAACTGGCATCTATAGGAGTTGGGGGCACACTGGTTACGTTTTGTGCCGGCACGTTTACTGTGAAACCGTGCAAGGCTGCCGCACCCGGAAACGCTTGCTCAAGGGTAATAGCCTGAGACAATGTTCGATCAGACAGCACTAACTTTTCCAACGTCAAAGTTGCTTTTACCTCCGTATCGGGGATTACAAAAAAGTCATTGGCGCGCGCTGTATACAAGGTATGGTCGAAAACAAGCTGTAATGAGCTGTCTAAGTTTTCTCTCACTACCGAATCCGTGACCAGTTGATTGAGCGTTAACGAAGTACTGGCAATGGGCGTGAGCATGTTGGTTTCCCATGATGAATACTCATCGCGCCGACATGAGGCAAAAGCCATCACGGCTGCCAAAATAATCAATACGGGTTTGATAATAGTTTTCAATTGGTTAGGCGGTTTAAGCAAATGTAAGACAATATAACTTTTTAATAGACGGAGAAATTGGTGCAATAGGTTGTATAGCGTAAAACTACTGTAAAAATGTGCGTTTTGCTATTGTTTTCGACGAAAGGCTCGTGATTGCTGCAATGTTTAGCGGGTAGCAGAGGTTGCCCGATACTGATTTATCTTTCTAACGATAGTTTATTTGTTGATTTTCAAAAATTTGTGTGTTCTAATCATGTATTGCTTTACTATTTTAGTAAACAGCGGTGTAATATTGCCAACTATGTCATCTCACCATTTTGTAAAAGAGAAACAAGAGCCGGCGTTGATTATTGCTAACGGCGAAGAGTGCAGTGCTGAACTGATGGGTCAGTTGCTAGAGTGGCAACCAACTGTAATGGTGCTTGACGGTGCGCTTGACCGTGTGCTTGAGCTAGGGATAAAGATTGATATTGTGCTGGGTGATTTTGACCGCGAACACCGCCCCGAGGAGAAACTGGCACACCACCAGCCTGTGACGGTTGTGCATACCCCCGACCAAAATAAAACCGATCTTGAAAAGGGTATTGATTACTTGCTTGAGCAAGGGTACCCCGCGGTGAACATTGTTTGGGCTACCGGCCTGCGCGCCGACCATACTATGGCAAATATTACCAATATAGTAAAGTATAAGGGTAGCATAAATATAGTGGTGTGGGATAACTACTCTAAAATTTTCCCGATTAACGGAAATTTTGAAAAATGGTACCCTAAAGGAACAATTTTATCGCTGGTGCCTGTAGGTTTTGCAGGGGGTATAAGTACAGAAGGGCTTTTGTATAACCTTACTAATGATTGGCTTGAATTGGGCAAAAGAATAGGCAGCAGCAATGAAGCTTCGCAAAACGGTATTGTTAAAATCAGTTATACCGAAGGCGATTTATTGCTGATGGAATGCCATGATTAGAGTTGTAGGTTTGAGGTACCCTATCATGTAAATTCAAAAAAAACAAATAGACCTAAAAGCACTATAAATATAGTGGCCACGAATACCCAAAAAACAAATTGTATTCTTTTCTGGCGTAGTTGATGGCGTTCCCAGGTTAAAGCAGGTTTTTTCTTTTGTTTCATTAACCGTATGCAAATACGTAAATATTTCTTTACTGGAAAAGTATTTGCGATTAAAGATTTATGATTTTTTTATTGTAATGAAGAGTGCATTCTTAATGTTTTCAATTTGTTTGCAATTAGGTCTCTTTCTTTTGGACTTTTTGCTAATGCTGCTGATGAGATAAGATGTTGCTCTTCTAATGATTTTTGTCCTGTTATATGGTATATATGTGCCAGAGCAGCGTGGTACAGATGATGGTTTCTTAGCTCGTTTAGTCGCAATAATAGTTCTATGGACTGCATCGGTTGCCCTGCATGGGCAAGTACAATGGCCTTGTTCAGCTGCACCATTGGCGATGGGTTTATCTTTTCTAATAGTTCATACAAACGATATATTTCTCCCCATTCTGTCTTTTCAAATGAAGGGCTAAGACAGTAATACGAGGCTATCATAGCTTCAATATGGTAATTGCTCAGGTTTTGTGTCATGCTTGATTCTTTTAGAAAATCAACGCCCTTTTTTATTAGCTCTTCGTCCCATAACTCGCGGTTTTGGTTGGCATATAATACTATCATTCCTTCGCCATCCACCCGTGAGTTAAAACGGGAGGCGTTAAAACACATTAGAGCCAGCAATGCCCACACCTGCGGCATATCTGTTGCGGGGTTTTCGGTTAGTAGTAAGCAAAGTCTCATCGCTTCAAAGCACAAATCGTAGCTCAAAATGCCGTCTTTTCCTGTAGAGCTGTTGTATCCCTCGTTAAAAAGAAGATAAATGCTTTTAAGTACTGTATCCAAGCGTTTTGTCAACGCGGCACCCGTAGGTAAGGCAGGCAATGAGTCCATTTGCCTCAATTTTTCTTTGGCTCTGTATAGTCTTTTATTAATTACTTCTGTATTGGTTAAAAAAGCTGCTGCAATTTCCTGATTTCCAAAACCGCAAAGGGTTTTTAATATTAGTGCTATTTGCGCTTCTTTACTAAGCACGGGCGTGCACAACGCGAAAATCATCCGCAATTGATTGTCTTTTATCTCCTCGGCTAAAAACAAATGGCTCATTGTAGCCTCCATTGTGTAGGCAGAGTCTAATAAGTAGCCTAAGTCGCCGGTAATTTTTCGTATATTTTTTTGACGTCGCAGGTAATCGATAGCTTTGTTTTTGGCTACTGTGTATAGCCATGCCACCGGATTGGGGGGTGGGCCGTTATAGCCCCACTGCT comes from the Bacteroidota bacterium genome and includes:
- a CDS encoding thiamine diphosphokinase, with protein sequence MSSHHFVKEKQEPALIIANGEECSAELMGQLLEWQPTVMVLDGALDRVLELGIKIDIVLGDFDREHRPEEKLAHHQPVTVVHTPDQNKTDLEKGIDYLLEQGYPAVNIVWATGLRADHTMANITNIVKYKGSINIVVWDNYSKIFPINGNFEKWYPKGTILSLVPVGFAGGISTEGLLYNLTNDWLELGKRIGSSNEASQNGIVKISYTEGDLLLMECHD
- a CDS encoding sigma-70 family RNA polymerase sigma factor, translating into MQHTSSQELTEHLFRNEYGKMVASLTRIFGMGQLALAEDIVQDTLLLALKQWGYNGPPPNPVAWLYTVAKNKAIDYLRRQKNIRKITGDLGYLLDSAYTMEATMSHLFLAEEIKDNQLRMIFALCTPVLSKEAQIALILKTLCGFGNQEIAAAFLTNTEVINKRLYRAKEKLRQMDSLPALPTGAALTKRLDTVLKSIYLLFNEGYNSSTGKDGILSYDLCFEAMRLCLLLTENPATDMPQVWALLALMCFNASRFNSRVDGEGMIVLYANQNRELWDEELIKKGVDFLKESSMTQNLSNYHIEAMIASYYCLSPSFEKTEWGEIYRLYELLEKINPSPMVQLNKAIVLAHAGQPMQSIELLLRLNELRNHHLYHAALAHIYHITGQKSLEEQHLISSAALAKSPKERDLIANKLKTLRMHSSLQ